The genome window TTTCTTATCAACTAAAAATAAAATGACATGATCATCTGATTTTATTACCGTCGTGGAATGGGCTATTAATACCTCATCGCCCCTAACAATTGCGCCAATAGTCGCACCTGGCGGTAATTTAATGTCTTGAATTTCTCTGCCAATAACTTTCGATGATTGTTCATCACCATGAGCTATCGTTTCAACAGCTTCTGCAGCGCCGCGTCGTAAGCTATAAGCATTAACAATACCACCGGTTCTAACGTGGGTTAACAATGCCGATATGGTCGCTTGTTGTGGGGATACAGCAATATCTAAATCTAGAATGTTGCCATGAATAACATCGTGGTAAGCATTACGCTGAATTAGAGCGATGGTTTTTTTAGCACCACAACCTTTCGCTACCATTGAAGACATGATATTAGCTTCATCATCGTTAGTTACAGCAATAAATACATCTACCTGGTCGATATGTTCTTCAACCAACAACTCTTTGTCTGAAGAGTCGCCAATAAAAACTAAGGTATTATTTAATTCGTTCGATAATTTTTCAGCGCGTTTAGGGTTACGTTCAATGATCTTAACTTGATAATTTTTTTCAAAAATTTTAGCTAAACCTGAACCAATATGACCGCCACCAGCAATCATAATGCTTTTATAAGCAGCCTCAAGTTTCTGTAATTCACTCATTACGGCGCGAATATGTTTAGTTGCGGCAATGAAAAACACTTCATCATCGGCTTCAATAACTGTAGTACCGAGAGGTCTGATCGGCTTGCCTTTACGGTAGATTGCTGCAACTCGAGTATCTACATTTGGAATATGCTCACGTAAGGCTGACAGAGCATGGCCAACGAGTAAGCCACCATAGTAGGCACGGATACCAACTAAGGATACTTTACCGCCAGCAAATTCACGAACTTGTAAGGCGCCGGGGTAATCAATTAACCGAGCAATATCTTTAGTTACCAATTGCTCTGGGGCAATAACGAAATCAACGGGAATATCTTGATTATGGAAAAGAACTTTTTCATGCTTTAAGATTTGCTCCGAGCGAATACGAGCAATTTTTGTTGGCGTGCTAAATAATGAAAACGCGATTTGGCAGGCTAGCATGTTAGTTGCGTCATCGCTGGTTACTGCGATTAGCATATCGGCGTCTTCAGCACCTGCTTTTGCTAATACATCCGGATGGCTGCCATAACCCGTAACAACTTGCAGATCAAACTTATCCTGAAGCTCGTGTAATTTATTAGTGTCAGTATCAACTAGGGTGATTTCGTGTTCGCCCACCAGGTTTTCGGCTAAGGTTCCGCCGACTTGTCCTGCACCTAAAATGATGATCTTTTTCATTAATTTTTAACTACTTAATACTATTATTGTTTTTTGGTACATTTATGTCACTTGGTATAACTTAGCACTTTTTACTGAGTTTGGCATAATAAAAGCCATCCATAGAATTATCGCCAGGTAATATTTGCCAGTCATTACTTTGTTCAGCAATTACTAGTGACTCTAAAACTGCATCCGGTGTTTCAGCAATAAAGTTTGTTATTTGTCGGCAATTTTCTTCAGGTAATATTGAGCAGGTGGCATAAACCATTGTACCGCCCGGTTTTAATAATGCCCAAATAGCGTTAAGTATCTGTTTTTGTAATATTACTAGCGCATCAATATCGGTTGCTCGCCTTAACCATTTTATATCGGGATTTTTTCTAATTACACCAGTACCAGAGCAGGGAGCATCGAGTAAAATTCGATCAAACAATTCACCATCAAACCATTGCTCAGGGTTTGCCGCATCACCAGCTATAACTTTCGCATTTAAGCCCAAACGTGTCAGGTTTTCATTTACTCGTATGAGTCTTGACTCTTCAACATCGATGGCTGTCATTGCTTTAATGTTAGGCGCTAGCTCAAGTATATGACAGGTTTTACCGCCAGGTGCTGCGCAACAATCTAAAACATTGTCACCAGCTTGAGCATCTAATAGTGGCGCCGCCATTTGTGCAGCACCATCTTGAACCGATACCCAACCATCCTCAAAATGAGGCAACTTGGTAACATCAGTTGCTTGCTCTAGCAAAATAGCTTGGCTTACAGGGGCTACTTGTTTAACCACAATTTCTTGTTCAGTTAACAAGCTAAGGTAATTTTCAACGGTTGATTTTTGTTGATTTACCCTAAGCCACATAGGTGGACGTTGCAGGTTCTGTTCAAGAATATGCTGCCAATTATCAGGATAACCAGCTTTAATTTTGTTAATAAACCAGCCCGGATGGTTGTAACGAACAGGGTCGGCAAGTTGCTCAAGGTTAGCCAGCTCAGGATCTCGTTGGTAACTGCGTAATACCGCATTAACCATGCCTTTTAAATGGCGGTTTTTTAATATTGCTGTTGCTGCAACAGTTTCAGCTACGGCAGCGTGGTCGGGAATACGAGTGAACTTTATTTGATAGATACCAACCATCATTAAAAAGTGAAATACTCTTTGTTTGCCGGTTAATGGTTTTTTAACAAAGCGTCGTACGTGCTGTTCAAGCTCTGGTAAATAGCGCAGCACACCATAACAAAGCTCTTGCAGTAAGCCTTTATCTTTACCTGATTCAATCAATAATTGCTGTTTGGGTAACTCTTCTGAAAGTGAACGACCTTGATCGATAACAGCATAAAGGCAGCGAGCAGCAATGGCGCGAACGTTTTTACTCATTATTTGTTTCCACAGCGTTACCTGTTATCAGGTTACCGACGACAAACCAATCTGCGCGACCATTTAAAATATCGGCGACAGCCATGGCTTTTTTTCCTGGCAATTGTAAGCTGGTTAGTATTAAACAACCTTGTCCTGTAACCACTGTTATTCCAGTTTTATCAACATTAACAATTGTGCCAATAGGTTCTTTTGATTGTTCAGCTAAT of Thalassotalea fonticola contains these proteins:
- the rsmB gene encoding 16S rRNA (cytosine(967)-C(5))-methyltransferase RsmB, translating into MSKNVRAIAARCLYAVIDQGRSLSEELPKQQLLIESGKDKGLLQELCYGVLRYLPELEQHVRRFVKKPLTGKQRVFHFLMMVGIYQIKFTRIPDHAAVAETVAATAILKNRHLKGMVNAVLRSYQRDPELANLEQLADPVRYNHPGWFINKIKAGYPDNWQHILEQNLQRPPMWLRVNQQKSTVENYLSLLTEQEIVVKQVAPVSQAILLEQATDVTKLPHFEDGWVSVQDGAAQMAAPLLDAQAGDNVLDCCAAPGGKTCHILELAPNIKAMTAIDVEESRLIRVNENLTRLGLNAKVIAGDAANPEQWFDGELFDRILLDAPCSGTGVIRKNPDIKWLRRATDIDALVILQKQILNAIWALLKPGGTMVYATCSILPEENCRQITNFIAETPDAVLESLVIAEQSNDWQILPGDNSMDGFYYAKLSKKC
- the trkA gene encoding Trk system potassium transporter TrkA, with amino-acid sequence MKKIIILGAGQVGGTLAENLVGEHEITLVDTDTNKLHELQDKFDLQVVTGYGSHPDVLAKAGAEDADMLIAVTSDDATNMLACQIAFSLFSTPTKIARIRSEQILKHEKVLFHNQDIPVDFVIAPEQLVTKDIARLIDYPGALQVREFAGGKVSLVGIRAYYGGLLVGHALSALREHIPNVDTRVAAIYRKGKPIRPLGTTVIEADDEVFFIAATKHIRAVMSELQKLEAAYKSIMIAGGGHIGSGLAKIFEKNYQVKIIERNPKRAEKLSNELNNTLVFIGDSSDKELLVEEHIDQVDVFIAVTNDDEANIMSSMVAKGCGAKKTIALIQRNAYHDVIHGNILDLDIAVSPQQATISALLTHVRTGGIVNAYSLRRGAAEAVETIAHGDEQSSKVIGREIQDIKLPPGATIGAIVRGDEVLIAHSTTVIKSDDHVILFLVDKKYIHQVEKLFAVSAIFF